Part of the Cercospora beticola chromosome 5, complete sequence genome is shown below.
CGACTTTGAAGACGCCGCGGATGGCATTCTCGCGAGCGTTGGGATCAGTGTCGCGGTAGTTATTGCAGTAGTCTTCAACGTAGATCTTTGCGTCCGGGTCACGAAATTCGGAGACGCCCCAGCTTTCGGGCATGTTGAGCATGCCAATCTCTTGACCTTGGAAGATGAACTCTGTGCCGGAGAGGGTGGTTTGGAGGAGTGCGAGGAGCTTGCCGGCTTTGCGCCAGTATTTGAGCTCGGGTGTGGCATATCTGGCGATGCTGCGTGGTTGGTCGTGGTTCTAGGAAACGTTAGCAGAAAGACTTCACAGGTAGAGCTTAATCCTTACCTCCATAAACACTGTTCCCCAAGCGCCGCTATCTGTGATCAGGGACTGTGCCTTGCCCAGTGCATCCTTGAACTTTGGCAGAGTATAACTGTCGTTCTTGTCCATATAGTTGCTGACTTCGTGCTTCGCATACTCATCTGGGTTGTCATTGTTTCCAAGTTTCACCATGTCAAAGTCGAATACCATACTCAGCTCCTTCTGAGTTGGATGCACATACTTCAGCAATTCCTCATACGGTGTAAGTGGGAGCTCTCCGACGATCATCAAGTCCTTGCCGTTGCTGTCCCGATCCATTTTCTCACGAATTTCTTTCAGCCATTTGTGCATCTCAGGCCCGTTGATGTAGTGTTGGCTACCAGGTTGCCACTTGCCTGGAACACTCACTTCGACATCAGGATACTTTGGGTTCTTGCAGAAGCGGTTCGCCGTGTCCAAGCGGAACCCATCAACTCCACGATCGATCCAGAATTTAACAGAAGATTGGTAGATTGCCTCGCGCATCTCTTTGTTGTGCCAATTCAGATCGGGCTGCGACTCCAGGAACAAGTGGATATAGTACTGGTCTCGAGCAGGGACATACGTCCATGCGCTTCCACCAAAAGCTGCACGCCAGTTTGATGGCTCTTCGACAAGCTGACCTTTGATCATATTTCCCGGCCGCTTGTCAGCCCACATGTACCAGTCTGCTTTTGGGTTGTCTTTCGACTTAGCGCTCTCCTTGAACCACGCATGTTGGACACTGGTGTGGGTAACCACCAGATCGAGAATGATCCTCATGCCACGAGAATGGACCTCTTTGATCAAGATCTCAATATCTTTCAGCGATCCGAACTGTTCGTGCATGTCTTCGTAATCGGAAATGTCATAACCCCAGTCGTCAAGCGGCGACTTGTACGTTGGTGACATCCAGATCATATCAATGCCCAAGTCTTTGAGATAGTCAAGCTTGGAGATGATACCTTGCAAATCGCCAATGCCATCACCGTTGCTGTCCTTGAACGACATGGGCCAGACTTGGTATGCAACCACACTCTTCCACCAGGGCCGACCTTTGTCGTCAAGGTCCTGGATGGCGACGACCTCGGTGGTACTGGTCGAGCTGGATGAGCTACTGGCCACATCATAGCTGCTCGCAGTGGTCTCTCGAGAGACATAGCCAGATTCAGGAGGTGTGGAAGACGCTGAGCGATCCTTACTTTTGTCCACCGAACGGTTTTGCGGGACGCTGCGCTCCACTCGGCCTCCGAGGAGGGACTCAATGGTTCTGGGATGCATCGGGGCCTCAAGATCAAGATGCTGGGAGTCGTCGTCGAGTCGttcgagatgctgctgtgaaGTAGACATTGGTTGATGATAGACTGCAGTGAAGGTGGCTAGAATGGTGAAGTATCCTGCTCTTCACGGTGGGGGCTTGTGATGGGGTAGAATGTGCATTTGTGAAGCGTCCTCGTGGTCAGGTTATACTGCAGTTTCTGACGCTATATCATGATGATCGCTCACCAATATTGGCATTATAGACTCCATGTCGTATCGTATGCAGCAAGTAGTACTTCGCGCAGGATTTCATGGTCGCTGTGAATGTGTTGTTGCTCTATGTGGCTCCAG
Proteins encoded:
- a CDS encoding uncharacterized protein (CAZy:GH13~antiSMASH:Cluster_2~SMCOG1257:Alpha-glucosidase) is translated as MSTSQQHLERLDDDSQHLDLEAPMHPRTIESLLGGRVERSVPQNRSVDKSKDRSASSTPPESGYVSRETTASSYDVASSSSSSTSTTEVVAIQDLDDKGRPWWKSVVAYQVWPMSFKDSNGDGIGDLQGIISKLDYLKDLGIDMIWMSPTYKSPLDDWGYDISDYEDMHEQFGSLKDIEILIKEVHSRGMRIILDLVVTHTSVQHAWFKESAKSKDNPKADWYMWADKRPGNMIKGQLVEEPSNWRAAFGGSAWTYVPARDQYYIHLFLESQPDLNWHNKEMREAIYQSSVKFWIDRGVDGFRLDTANRFCKNPKYPDVEVSVPGKWQPGSQHYINGPEMHKWLKEIREKMDRDSNGKDLMIVGELPLTPYEELLKYVHPTQKELSMVFDFDMVKLGNNDNPDEYAKHEVSNYMDKNDSYTLPKFKDALGKAQSLITDSGAWGTVFMENHDQPRSIARYATPELKYWRKAGKLLALLQTTLSGTEFIFQGQEIGMLNMPESWGVSEFRDPDAKIYVEDYCNNYRDTDPNARENAIRGVFKVGRDNSRTPMQWSNEANAGFTGSNPTWMKVNDNFGWLNVEAQKADPDSIWNFWRARIAMRKEFKELFMFGTFALYDHDNAETFTYTKMAEDGQMALVILNFSNEELPLNTPQRHLLGHTYRLIASNVQEPKEKLQAWEGRVYIVREGLEAKEGKTKKVSEVQDQKVSSKAKTSAYAWCM